One region of Roseicitreum antarcticum genomic DNA includes:
- the pdhA gene encoding pyruvate dehydrogenase (acetyl-transferring) E1 component subunit alpha, giving the protein MATRKSAEKSNTSKDELLAYYHDMLLIRRFEEKAGQLYGMGLIGGFCHLYIGQEAVVVGLEATAKEGDKRVTSYRDHGHMLACGMDPNGVMAELTGREGGYSKGKGGSMHMFSKEKHFYGGHGIVGAQVPIGAGLAFADKYKGNDNVTFAYFGDGAANQGQVYETYNMAMLWDLPVVFVIENNKYAMGTSVQRSTKSPSLWQRGASYGIAGEAVDGMDVLAVKAAGEKAVAHCRAGKGPYILEVMTYRYRGHSMSDPAKYRTRDEVQKMRDERDAIEHVRELLLTGKHATEDDLKAIDKDIKAVVNASADFAKESPEPALDELWTDIYA; this is encoded by the coding sequence ATGGCAACGCGAAAATCCGCTGAAAAGTCAAACACATCCAAAGACGAACTTCTGGCCTATTACCACGATATGCTGCTGATCCGGCGATTCGAGGAAAAGGCAGGCCAATTGTATGGCATGGGGCTGATCGGCGGCTTCTGTCATCTTTACATCGGGCAGGAAGCTGTCGTTGTAGGCCTTGAGGCTACTGCGAAGGAAGGCGACAAACGCGTCACCTCCTACCGCGACCACGGGCACATGCTGGCGTGCGGGATGGACCCCAACGGGGTTATGGCCGAGCTGACGGGCCGCGAGGGGGGATACTCCAAGGGCAAGGGCGGCTCCATGCACATGTTCTCCAAGGAGAAACATTTCTACGGCGGCCATGGCATCGTGGGCGCACAGGTGCCCATCGGCGCGGGGCTGGCATTCGCCGACAAGTACAAAGGCAATGACAACGTGACCTTTGCTTACTTCGGCGACGGCGCAGCCAACCAGGGTCAGGTCTATGAGACCTATAACATGGCGATGCTGTGGGACCTGCCGGTGGTCTTCGTCATCGAAAACAACAAGTACGCCATGGGGACCAGCGTGCAGCGTTCCACCAAATCGCCCAGCCTTTGGCAGCGCGGCGCATCTTACGGCATCGCGGGCGAAGCAGTTGACGGCATGGACGTGCTGGCGGTGAAGGCGGCCGGTGAAAAAGCCGTGGCGCATTGCCGTGCGGGCAAAGGCCCGTACATCCTGGAAGTGATGACCTACCGCTACCGCGGTCACTCGATGTCGGACCCCGCCAAGTACCGCACCCGCGACGAGGTGCAGAAGATGCGCGACGAACGTGACGCGATCGAACATGTCCGCGAACTGCTCCTCACGGGGAAACACGCGACCGAGGATGACCTGAAAGCCATCGACAAGGACATCAAGGCGGTCGTGAACGCCTCGGCCGACTTCGCCAAGGAAAGCCCGGAACCCGCGCTCGATGAGCTGTGGACCGACATTTACGCCTGA
- a CDS encoding FtsB family cell division protein — protein sequence MSPKTPAFGPAIFFSLAIVLASYFIFAAVQGEYGVFNRIQIDAEAATLRTQRDALRAELAVITNRTVRLSDSYLDLDLLDEQARQTLGLMRADEIILR from the coding sequence ATGTCTCCGAAAACTCCGGCCTTCGGGCCTGCCATCTTCTTTTCGCTGGCCATCGTGCTGGCAAGCTATTTCATCTTTGCCGCCGTGCAGGGCGAATACGGCGTGTTCAACCGCATCCAGATCGATGCGGAAGCCGCGACCCTGCGCACCCAGCGCGATGCCTTGCGCGCCGAGTTGGCGGTCATCACCAACCGCACAGTCCGGCTGTCGGACAGCTATCTGGATCTAGACCTGCTGGACGAACAGGCGCGCCAGACACTGGGCCTGATGCGCGCGGATGAAATCATCCTGCGCTGA
- a CDS encoding DUF2312 domain-containing protein, with product MNDVVSDAAYSVTAEELRQFIERYEHLEAEKKDITEQQKEVMAEAKGRGYDTKVIRKVIALRKRTADDIAEEEAVLEMYKAALGMG from the coding sequence ATGAATGATGTGGTCAGCGACGCCGCGTACAGTGTCACCGCCGAGGAACTGCGCCAGTTCATCGAACGGTACGAGCATCTGGAAGCCGAAAAGAAGGACATCACCGAGCAGCAAAAAGAGGTGATGGCCGAGGCAAAGGGCCGGGGGTATGATACTAAGGTGATCCGCAAGGTGATTGCCCTGCGTAAACGCACTGCCGATGACATCGCCGAGGAAGAAGCCGTCCTGGAGATGTACAAGGCCGCGTTGGGCATGGGGTAA